The Corallococcus caeni genome includes a region encoding these proteins:
- a CDS encoding MaoC family dehydratase — protein MARTFQVGDTFTHVRQCDRLRPVYYAGASGDYNPIHIDPEVGKLAGFNGVILQGLCTLGWAVEAVAVFVGDPGRVRRVKVRFSRPVLPEDTVTFQGRVTAVEDGRLTTEVTATNQRGEPVLRGAVVETSLG, from the coding sequence ATGGCACGCACGTTCCAGGTGGGAGACACCTTCACCCACGTCCGCCAATGCGACCGGCTGCGGCCGGTGTATTACGCGGGCGCTTCCGGGGACTACAACCCCATCCACATTGACCCGGAGGTGGGGAAGCTCGCCGGCTTCAACGGCGTCATCCTCCAGGGGCTCTGCACGCTGGGCTGGGCCGTGGAGGCCGTGGCCGTCTTCGTGGGCGACCCGGGCCGGGTGCGCCGCGTGAAGGTGCGCTTCTCCCGGCCGGTCCTCCCCGAGGACACCGTCACCTTCCAGGGCCGCGTCACCGCCGTCGAGGACGGCCGGCTGACGACGGAAGTCACCGCCACCAACCAGCGCGGCGAGCCCGTCCTCCGGGGCGCCGTCGTCGAAACCTCGCTCGGATAG
- a CDS encoding FAS1-like dehydratase domain-containing protein, which translates to MALDPKFVGRAYGPFTYEIGREKLREFSLILGGSVPSAGTFGEPPEHVSPLLYSQEAAQAGPYGDIIAFPSFAVVFAIRPFSAAIADPELGVDRVRLVHGEQELEFLGVMRPGDVLTTTGQISELYRKAGMDFLVVTTETRNAKGEPVVRGVWTAVIRPA; encoded by the coding sequence ATGGCCCTGGACCCCAAGTTCGTCGGCCGTGCGTACGGCCCCTTCACCTACGAAATCGGCCGGGAGAAGCTGCGCGAGTTCTCCCTCATCCTCGGCGGCTCCGTGCCCTCCGCGGGCACCTTCGGCGAGCCGCCGGAGCACGTGAGCCCCCTGCTCTACTCGCAGGAGGCGGCGCAGGCGGGCCCCTACGGCGACATCATCGCCTTCCCCAGCTTCGCGGTGGTGTTCGCCATCCGCCCCTTCAGCGCCGCCATCGCGGACCCGGAGCTGGGCGTGGACCGCGTGCGGCTGGTGCACGGGGAGCAGGAGTTGGAGTTCCTGGGCGTGATGCGCCCCGGGGACGTGCTCACCACCACGGGCCAGATTTCAGAGCTGTACCGCAAGGCCGGGATGGACTTCCTCGTCGTCACCACGGAGACGCGCAACGCGAAGGGCGAGCCCGTGGTGCGCGGCGTCTGGACGGCCGTCATCCGCCCCGCGTGA
- a CDS encoding tetratricopeptide repeat protein, giving the protein MNALRAKALVEAGLLLRLSGDMAGAEKLFARALELDPGNARARRLLGRDGPAEHGGDTGWNLASPDQEVDWGAWAGPSTPGPVEVALRDSVSLPEGTGMRGDALDLIAEAHRTQEFGLPDTFTPAGGLPEGSEVESLLRGAEDLLALDDHSGAVELLRRAQSLAPENPRVEALRDRSERILVSMLEARLGDLNRMPRVRLQPDDIIWLNLDHRAGFVLAQIDGAVSFDDLFALSGMSRLDTARILAQLLDEGIIAPGE; this is encoded by the coding sequence ATGAACGCGCTCCGGGCCAAGGCGCTGGTCGAAGCCGGGTTGCTGTTGCGACTGAGTGGCGACATGGCCGGCGCGGAGAAGCTGTTCGCGAGGGCCCTGGAGCTGGACCCCGGCAACGCGCGCGCGCGCCGGCTGCTGGGGCGGGACGGCCCGGCGGAGCACGGGGGGGATACCGGGTGGAACCTGGCGAGCCCCGACCAGGAGGTGGACTGGGGCGCCTGGGCCGGCCCCTCCACACCGGGCCCGGTGGAGGTCGCCCTACGGGACTCCGTGAGCCTTCCCGAAGGGACGGGGATGCGCGGGGACGCGCTGGACCTCATCGCGGAGGCGCACCGCACGCAGGAGTTCGGGCTGCCGGACACCTTCACCCCGGCGGGCGGGCTGCCGGAGGGCTCGGAGGTGGAGAGCCTGCTGCGGGGCGCGGAGGACCTGCTGGCGCTGGATGACCACTCCGGCGCGGTGGAGCTCTTGCGCCGGGCGCAGTCGCTGGCGCCGGAGAACCCTCGCGTGGAGGCGCTGCGCGACCGCAGCGAGCGCATCCTGGTGTCCATGCTGGAGGCCCGGCTGGGGGACCTGAACCGCATGCCACGCGTGCGGTTGCAGCCGGACGACATCATCTGGCTCAACCTGGACCACCGCGCGGGCTTCGTGCTGGCGCAGATTGACGGCGCGGTGAGCTTCGACGACCTCTTCGCGCTGTCGGGCATGTCGCGCCTGGACACCGCGCGCATCCTCGCGCAGCTGCTCGACGAGGGCATCATCGCCCCCGGCGAGTAG
- the dnaK gene encoding molecular chaperone DnaK, which translates to MAAESEPLIGIDLGTTNSLVATVQDGQPIIIKNRTGQPLTPSVVAVSKNGKRLVGSIAKRQAITNPQETVSAAKRLIGRKFSSHPVQDAMRALTYQVVCGQHDDVRIRLAGRDLAVPEVSAMILAELKADAEAHFGRPVTQAVITVPAYFNDGQRQATKDAGRIAGLEVLRIINEPTAAALAYGFGRTVNGKIAVLDLGGGTFDVSVLEINNGIFDVVATGGDTFLGGEDWDHRIIEWMVFSFAKEHGIDLRKDRMALQRLKDAAEKAKVELSSVKETQVHLPFICTPPGGGAALHLQSTLTREKLEDLTADLGERLVGITSEVLGEAKVRPSELKEVILVGGMSRMPRIIEQVRQYFRREPCKGVHAEEVVALGAAIQAHALVGQQSELLLLDVTPQSMGVAIAGGYVRRLIPRNTTVPTSATEVFATSKDFQRTVKIMVLQGEHELAHHNELLGEFLLTGLREAPRGQVEIEVTFDINAEGIVSVSARDRDTGLRQSITVTASSGLTEDELRRIMDEQRDWLVTARNTEELKSRRVELDTLARDLVDALSRVRLMPGAGGLSPDVVARAEAALDQARQARGVEDVGALRRACEALAQSLPLLRSAGTRGTPGR; encoded by the coding sequence ATGGCTGCTGAGTCCGAACCGCTGATTGGCATCGACCTGGGGACGACGAACAGCCTCGTCGCCACGGTGCAGGACGGTCAGCCCATCATCATCAAGAACCGCACCGGCCAGCCCCTCACCCCGTCCGTGGTGGCGGTGTCGAAGAACGGCAAGCGGCTGGTGGGCAGCATCGCCAAGCGGCAGGCCATCACCAACCCGCAGGAGACGGTGTCCGCGGCGAAGCGCCTCATCGGCCGCAAGTTCTCCTCGCACCCGGTGCAGGACGCGATGCGCGCGCTCACGTACCAGGTGGTGTGCGGCCAGCACGACGACGTGCGCATCCGGCTGGCGGGCCGCGACCTCGCCGTGCCGGAGGTCAGCGCCATGATTCTGGCGGAGCTGAAGGCGGACGCGGAGGCGCACTTCGGCCGGCCCGTCACCCAGGCCGTCATCACCGTGCCGGCCTACTTCAACGACGGCCAGCGCCAGGCCACCAAGGACGCGGGCCGCATCGCGGGGCTGGAGGTCCTGCGCATCATCAACGAGCCCACCGCGGCGGCGCTGGCCTACGGCTTCGGGCGCACGGTGAACGGGAAGATCGCCGTGCTGGACCTGGGCGGCGGCACCTTCGACGTGTCGGTGCTGGAGATCAACAACGGCATCTTCGACGTGGTGGCCACCGGCGGTGACACCTTCCTCGGCGGCGAGGACTGGGACCACCGCATCATCGAGTGGATGGTGTTCTCCTTCGCCAAGGAGCACGGCATCGACCTGCGCAAGGACCGCATGGCGCTGCAGCGGCTGAAGGACGCCGCGGAGAAGGCCAAGGTGGAGCTGTCGTCGGTGAAGGAGACGCAGGTGCACCTGCCCTTCATCTGCACGCCGCCGGGCGGGGGCGCCGCGCTGCACCTGCAGTCCACGCTCACCCGCGAGAAGCTGGAGGACCTCACCGCGGACCTGGGCGAGCGCCTGGTGGGCATCACGTCGGAAGTCCTGGGCGAGGCGAAGGTGCGCCCCTCGGAGCTCAAGGAGGTCATCCTCGTGGGGGGCATGTCGCGCATGCCCCGCATCATCGAACAGGTGCGCCAGTACTTCCGCCGCGAGCCCTGCAAGGGCGTGCACGCCGAGGAGGTCGTCGCCCTGGGCGCCGCCATCCAGGCGCACGCGCTGGTGGGGCAACAGAGCGAGCTGCTCCTGCTGGACGTCACGCCGCAGAGCATGGGCGTGGCCATCGCGGGCGGCTACGTGCGCAGGCTGATCCCGCGCAACACCACCGTGCCCACGTCCGCCACGGAGGTGTTCGCCACCTCCAAGGACTTCCAGCGCACGGTGAAGATCATGGTGCTCCAGGGCGAGCACGAGCTGGCCCACCACAACGAGCTGTTGGGCGAGTTCCTCCTCACCGGCCTGCGCGAGGCGCCGCGCGGACAGGTGGAGATTGAAGTGACGTTCGACATCAACGCGGAGGGCATCGTGTCGGTGTCCGCGCGCGACCGTGACACGGGCCTGCGCCAGTCCATCACCGTCACCGCCTCCAGCGGCCTCACCGAGGACGAGCTGCGTCGCATCATGGACGAGCAGCGAGACTGGCTGGTGACGGCGCGCAACACGGAGGAGCTGAAGTCCAGGCGCGTGGAGCTGGACACCCTGGCCCGGGACCTGGTGGACGCGCTCTCCCGCGTGCGGCTCATGCCCGGGGCCGGAGGCCTGTCGCCGGACGTCGTCGCCCGCGCGGAGGCCGCCCTGGACCAGGCGCGCCAGGCGCGCGGCGTGGAGGACGTGGGCGCGCTCAGGCGGGCCTGTGAGGCCCTGGCCCAGAGCCTGCCGCTGTTGCGCTCGGCCGGCACGCGCGGAACGCCGGGGAGGTAG
- a CDS encoding tetratricopeptide repeat protein, with the protein MSAPNPIVGLGGRTDHIATVPQLDPARLQLSPEEGSVLALVGRVERIDSVLSRSSLGEARTIAVLLSLRAKGAIVPARVVQRAPPAAPVVDAAMAEEVDLEPEQKRDIIEMERSLDGMDHHAVLGVARGASPQEVKQAYYNASRRFHPDRYFGKNLGSFRARLERIFKRLTDAHNALSRQEPPRAPAAPPAPAARAPATPPPGAPSARTPSGTFAATQPPATSGARPPSGAFAAVPPPAAAPADDPESEARRAERQARLARHPYMARSHKLTELIARGKAATARGDFERAYQDFNHVLGLDPKNREVAQLLVEARRKHDLHRAQTEVERGQELEMRGDFAGAQAAYRLAVSLNADNPEAAFQAARVGRELTQDPQEVLKLAQRAVELKPGRADYQLLLAQLLLVAGQKKQAKHHFEEVVRLDPDNADARAGLKKLRWTFT; encoded by the coding sequence TTGAGCGCGCCCAACCCCATCGTCGGCCTGGGGGGCAGGACCGACCACATCGCGACGGTGCCCCAACTGGACCCGGCCCGACTCCAGCTCAGCCCGGAGGAGGGCTCGGTGCTGGCGCTGGTGGGCCGCGTCGAGCGCATCGACTCCGTCCTGTCCCGCTCCTCGCTGGGCGAGGCTCGCACCATCGCCGTGCTGCTGTCGCTGCGCGCCAAGGGGGCCATCGTGCCCGCCCGGGTCGTGCAGCGCGCCCCTCCCGCCGCCCCGGTGGTGGACGCCGCCATGGCGGAGGAGGTGGACCTGGAGCCCGAGCAGAAGCGCGACATCATCGAGATGGAGCGCTCGCTGGACGGGATGGACCACCACGCGGTGCTGGGCGTGGCCCGGGGTGCGAGCCCCCAGGAGGTGAAGCAGGCCTATTACAACGCGTCCCGCCGCTTCCACCCGGACCGCTACTTCGGCAAGAACCTGGGCAGCTTCCGCGCCCGGCTGGAGCGCATCTTCAAGCGCCTCACCGACGCCCACAACGCCCTCAGCCGCCAGGAGCCGCCGCGCGCTCCCGCCGCGCCGCCAGCCCCGGCCGCACGCGCCCCGGCCACGCCGCCGCCCGGCGCGCCGAGCGCGCGCACGCCCTCCGGCACCTTCGCGGCGACGCAGCCGCCCGCCACTTCGGGGGCGCGTCCGCCCTCGGGGGCCTTCGCCGCGGTGCCGCCTCCGGCCGCCGCGCCCGCGGATGATCCGGAGTCCGAGGCCCGCCGCGCCGAGCGCCAGGCCCGCCTCGCGCGCCACCCGTACATGGCGCGCAGCCACAAGCTCACGGAGCTCATCGCCCGGGGCAAGGCGGCCACCGCGCGCGGGGACTTCGAGCGGGCCTACCAGGACTTCAACCACGTGCTGGGCCTGGACCCGAAGAACCGCGAGGTCGCCCAGCTGCTGGTGGAGGCGCGCCGCAAGCACGACCTGCACCGCGCGCAGACGGAGGTGGAGCGCGGCCAGGAGCTGGAGATGCGCGGCGACTTCGCCGGCGCGCAGGCGGCCTACCGGCTGGCCGTGTCGCTCAACGCGGACAACCCGGAGGCGGCCTTCCAGGCGGCGCGCGTGGGGCGGGAGCTGACGCAGGACCCGCAGGAGGTGCTGAAGCTCGCGCAGCGCGCGGTGGAGCTGAAGCCGGGGCGCGCGGACTACCAGCTCTTGCTGGCGCAGCTGCTCCTGGTGGCGGGGCAGAAGAAGCAGGCCAAGCACCACTTCGAGGAGGTCGTGCGCCTGGATCCGGACAACGCAGACGCTCGCGCCGGCCTCAAGAAGCTGCGCTGGACGTTCACGTGA
- a CDS encoding aspartate aminotransferase family protein, which produces MRRERYPTLQAPPSPASAPGNEPLIQKAKQHLLQNYKQQPIALVRGQGTRVWDADGKVYLDCIGGIAVCALGHCHPEVVAAAKAQLDTLWHVSNAFYSQPQIDLAEQLTAWAGLPRAFFCNSGAEANEALIKLTRKVMKDRGTPERFEILSFEKGFHGRTLATVTATGQPKYHAGFEPLPQGFRHLPYGDVEAVRRAIGPNTAAILVEPIQGEGGVRMAPPGFLQGLRALCDEQGLLLLVDEVQTGMGRTGQPFGFMHHGIRPDAISLAKALGNGLPIGAMLCREELAVSLSPGTHGSTFGGNLVSAAAGNVVMRLLRQPGFLADVQAKGEHFLAGARALQAALPEGRIKAVRGQGLLLGVELDREVAPVIAKLREAGLLVNAAGDTTLRFAPPLIISQKELDEALGILQRVLSTL; this is translated from the coding sequence ATGAGAAGAGAGAGGTACCCCACCTTGCAAGCGCCGCCGTCCCCCGCGTCCGCCCCTGGCAACGAGCCCCTCATCCAGAAGGCGAAGCAGCACCTGCTGCAGAACTACAAGCAGCAACCCATCGCGCTGGTGCGCGGGCAGGGCACCCGGGTGTGGGACGCGGATGGCAAGGTGTACCTGGACTGCATCGGCGGCATCGCGGTGTGCGCCCTGGGCCACTGCCACCCGGAGGTGGTCGCGGCGGCCAAGGCGCAGCTGGACACGCTGTGGCACGTCTCCAACGCCTTCTACTCGCAGCCGCAGATCGACCTGGCCGAGCAGCTCACCGCCTGGGCCGGGCTGCCGCGCGCGTTCTTCTGCAACTCCGGCGCGGAGGCCAACGAGGCCCTCATCAAGCTGACGCGCAAGGTGATGAAGGACCGGGGCACGCCGGAGCGCTTCGAGATCCTCTCCTTCGAGAAGGGCTTCCACGGCCGCACGCTGGCCACCGTCACCGCCACCGGCCAGCCCAAGTACCACGCCGGCTTCGAGCCGCTGCCCCAGGGCTTCCGGCACCTGCCCTACGGCGACGTGGAGGCGGTCCGCCGCGCCATCGGGCCCAACACCGCCGCCATCCTGGTGGAGCCCATCCAGGGCGAGGGCGGCGTGCGCATGGCGCCCCCGGGCTTCCTCCAGGGCCTGCGCGCGCTGTGCGACGAGCAGGGCCTGCTGCTGCTCGTGGACGAGGTCCAGACGGGCATGGGCCGCACCGGCCAGCCCTTCGGCTTCATGCACCACGGCATCCGGCCGGACGCCATCAGCCTGGCCAAGGCGCTGGGCAACGGGCTGCCCATCGGCGCCATGCTGTGCCGCGAGGAGCTGGCCGTCAGCCTCTCCCCGGGCACCCACGGCTCCACCTTCGGCGGCAACCTGGTGTCCGCCGCCGCGGGTAACGTGGTGATGCGGCTGTTGCGCCAGCCCGGATTCCTGGCGGACGTGCAGGCGAAGGGGGAGCACTTCCTCGCCGGGGCGCGCGCGCTCCAGGCCGCGCTGCCGGAAGGGCGCATCAAGGCCGTGCGCGGACAGGGGCTGCTCTTGGGCGTGGAGCTGGACCGGGAGGTCGCCCCCGTCATCGCGAAGCTGCGCGAGGCCGGCCTGCTGGTGAACGCCGCCGGGGACACCACGCTCCGGTTCGCCCCGCCCCTCATCATCTCCCAGAAGGAACTGGACGAAGCGCTGGGCATCCTCCAGCGTGTCCTCTCCACGCTGTAA
- the hslU gene encoding ATP-dependent protease ATPase subunit HslU, which translates to MAESRKLSAFTPREVVSELDRYIVGQKDAKRAVAIALRNRWRRQQVPDDLRDEIYPKNIIMIGPTGVGKTEIARRLAKLSQAPFVKVEASKFTEVGYVGRDVESMIRDLVESAIALVREEETEKVKPRAEELAEDRLMELIKNGGQSRTTSSPPFGFSPPPAPAPSPLGDSEREKLRAQLRAGTLDDQTVEVETSESSPTFMRNFSGQGMEEIGVNLQDLFKNMPGMKNTRKRKLRVPEALQVLRAEEAQKLVDPDRVQREAVARAESSGIVFIDEIDKIASREGGKGGGGPDVSREGVQRDILPIVEGSAVNTKYGQVKTDHMLFIAAGAFHVSKPSDLIPELQGRFPIRVELEALSGEDLVRILREPKNSLLRQYTALLATEGVRLSFTDDAVAEVARIAQQANERTQNIGARRLHTVLERLLDEVSFTASEQGPRDFQVDAAYVRERLGAIVQDEDLSRYIL; encoded by the coding sequence GTGGCCGAATCGCGCAAGTTGTCCGCCTTCACGCCTCGCGAGGTCGTCAGCGAGCTGGACCGCTACATCGTCGGGCAGAAAGACGCCAAGCGCGCGGTGGCCATCGCGCTGCGCAACCGGTGGCGCCGCCAGCAGGTGCCGGACGACCTGCGGGATGAGATCTACCCGAAGAACATCATCATGATCGGCCCCACCGGCGTGGGGAAGACGGAGATCGCCCGCCGCCTGGCGAAGCTGTCCCAGGCCCCGTTCGTGAAGGTGGAGGCCAGCAAGTTCACGGAAGTGGGCTACGTGGGCCGCGACGTCGAGTCGATGATCCGCGACCTCGTGGAGTCCGCCATCGCGCTCGTGCGCGAGGAGGAGACGGAGAAGGTCAAGCCGCGCGCGGAGGAGCTGGCCGAGGACCGCTTGATGGAGCTCATCAAGAACGGCGGCCAGTCGCGCACGACGTCGTCTCCGCCGTTCGGCTTCTCGCCCCCGCCAGCCCCCGCGCCCTCGCCGCTGGGCGACAGCGAGCGGGAGAAGCTGCGCGCCCAGCTGCGCGCCGGCACGCTGGATGATCAGACCGTGGAGGTGGAGACCAGCGAGAGCAGCCCCACCTTCATGCGCAACTTCAGCGGCCAGGGCATGGAGGAGATCGGCGTCAACCTCCAGGACCTGTTCAAGAACATGCCGGGCATGAAGAACACCCGGAAGCGCAAGCTGCGCGTGCCGGAGGCGCTCCAGGTGCTGCGCGCGGAGGAGGCGCAGAAGCTGGTGGACCCGGACCGCGTCCAGCGCGAGGCCGTGGCGCGCGCCGAGTCCAGCGGCATCGTCTTCATCGACGAAATCGACAAGATCGCCAGCCGCGAGGGCGGCAAGGGCGGCGGGGGCCCTGATGTCTCGCGCGAGGGTGTCCAGCGCGACATCCTGCCCATCGTGGAGGGCTCGGCCGTCAACACGAAGTACGGCCAGGTGAAGACGGACCACATGCTCTTCATCGCCGCGGGCGCGTTCCACGTCTCCAAGCCGTCGGACCTCATCCCGGAACTCCAGGGCCGCTTCCCCATCCGCGTGGAGCTGGAGGCGCTGTCCGGCGAGGACCTGGTGCGCATCCTGCGCGAGCCCAAGAACTCGCTCCTGCGCCAGTACACCGCGCTGCTCGCCACGGAGGGCGTGCGCCTGTCCTTCACCGACGACGCGGTGGCGGAAGTCGCCCGCATCGCCCAGCAGGCCAACGAGCGCACGCAGAACATCGGCGCGCGGCGGCTGCACACCGTGCTGGAGCGCCTGCTGGACGAGGTGTCCTTCACCGCCAGCGAACAGGGCCCGCGCGACTTCCAGGTGGACGCCGCCTACGTGCGCGAGCGCCTGGGCGCCATCGTCCAGGACGAGGACTTGTCGCGCTACATCCTCTAG
- the hslV gene encoding ATP-dependent protease subunit HslV, whose product MFHGTTILCVRREGKVVIAGDGQVSLDKTIMKNTARKVRRIGDGQVIAGFAGSTADAFTLFERFEAKFKEHQKNLARACVELGKDWRTDRFLRRLEALLIVADKEKTFILSGAGDIIEPDHGIAAVGSGGHYALAAARALQAHSQLSARDICTQAMAIAADICVYTNSNVTYEEL is encoded by the coding sequence ATGTTCCACGGCACCACCATCCTCTGCGTCCGCCGCGAAGGGAAGGTCGTCATCGCGGGCGACGGTCAGGTCAGCCTCGACAAGACCATCATGAAGAACACGGCGCGCAAGGTGCGCCGCATCGGCGACGGTCAGGTCATCGCCGGCTTCGCGGGCAGCACCGCGGACGCGTTCACGCTCTTCGAGCGCTTCGAGGCCAAGTTCAAGGAGCACCAGAAGAACCTGGCCCGCGCCTGCGTGGAGCTGGGCAAGGACTGGCGCACCGACCGCTTCCTCCGCCGCCTGGAGGCACTCCTCATCGTCGCCGACAAGGAGAAGACCTTCATCCTCTCCGGCGCGGGCGACATCATCGAACCGGACCACGGCATCGCCGCCGTGGGCTCCGGCGGCCACTACGCGCTGGCCGCCGCACGCGCCCTCCAGGCGCACTCGCAGCTGTCCGCCCGGGACATCTGCACGCAGGCCATGGCCATCGCCGCGGACATCTGCGTCTACACGAACTCCAACGTCACCTACGAAGAGCTCTGA
- a CDS encoding DUF1801 domain-containing protein — MANRADEVDQFMAGLEHPLKAEIEAVRAAILASDANITERIKWKAPSFVHSGDDRVTFRLAPKGIFQVILHRGAKVKDTKGFGFEDDSGLVEWLAPDRGVVSFPDAKTVKAKKAALVKLVGRWMKATAT; from the coding sequence ATGGCGAACCGCGCGGACGAAGTCGACCAGTTCATGGCCGGGCTCGAGCACCCGCTGAAGGCGGAGATCGAAGCCGTGCGCGCGGCCATCCTCGCCTCCGACGCCAACATCACCGAGCGCATCAAGTGGAAGGCCCCCAGCTTCGTCCACTCCGGCGATGACCGTGTCACGTTCCGCCTGGCCCCCAAGGGCATCTTCCAGGTCATCCTCCACCGGGGCGCGAAGGTGAAGGACACGAAGGGCTTTGGCTTCGAGGACGACTCGGGGCTCGTGGAGTGGCTGGCGCCGGACCGGGGCGTCGTGAGCTTTCCGGACGCGAAGACGGTGAAGGCGAAGAAGGCCGCCCTGGTGAAGCTGGTGGGCCGCTGGATGAAGGCGACCGCGACCTGA
- a CDS encoding tyrosine recombinase XerC, with protein MSTLSPLLAQFKDHLEGEKGASPHTVRNYLIDLVDYERYLVERMKLSLLAGSHAAIRGYLGTLSVDHAPSSRARRLASIKSFYKYLVRQKLLSASPAKLVKSPKLPKSLPKVLPVEEVFAILDMPDVATVLGLRDKAILEMLYGGGLRISELCGLDLLGVERSSRIVRVMGKGSKERLVPLNAKAIQSLEAYLARRGELLATVHDAQDPDALFLNFRGGRLTPRSIARHLDAYVLKLALARKVSPHAMRHSFATHLLGGGADIRSIQELLGHASLSTTQKYTHVTFEQLQEVYDAAHPRA; from the coding sequence ATGTCGACCCTGTCCCCGCTGTTGGCGCAGTTCAAGGACCACCTGGAAGGCGAGAAGGGCGCGTCGCCTCACACGGTGCGCAACTACCTCATCGACCTGGTGGACTACGAGCGCTACCTCGTGGAGCGGATGAAGCTGTCGCTGCTGGCGGGCTCGCACGCGGCCATCCGAGGGTACCTGGGCACGCTCAGCGTGGACCACGCGCCCTCCAGCCGCGCGCGGCGGCTGGCCAGCATCAAGTCGTTCTACAAGTACCTCGTGCGGCAGAAGCTCTTGTCCGCCAGTCCCGCGAAGCTGGTGAAGAGCCCGAAGCTGCCCAAGTCACTGCCCAAGGTGCTGCCGGTGGAGGAGGTGTTCGCCATCCTCGACATGCCGGACGTGGCCACGGTGCTGGGGCTTCGCGACAAGGCCATCCTGGAGATGCTGTACGGCGGCGGTCTGCGCATCAGCGAGCTGTGCGGCCTGGACCTCTTGGGCGTGGAGCGCAGCAGCCGCATCGTCCGGGTGATGGGCAAGGGCAGCAAGGAGCGGCTGGTGCCGCTCAACGCGAAGGCCATCCAGTCCCTGGAGGCGTACCTTGCGAGGCGCGGTGAGCTGCTGGCCACGGTGCACGACGCGCAGGACCCGGACGCGCTGTTCCTCAACTTCCGCGGCGGGAGGCTCACGCCCCGGAGCATCGCGAGGCACCTGGACGCGTACGTGCTCAAGCTGGCCCTGGCGCGCAAGGTGAGCCCGCACGCGATGCGCCACTCGTTCGCCACGCACCTCTTGGGCGGCGGCGCGGACATCCGCAGCATCCAGGAGCTACTGGGCCACGCGAGCCTGTCCACCACGCAGAAGTACACCCACGTGACCTTCGAACAGCTGCAAGAGGTCTACGACGCCGCGCACCCGCGCGCGTGA